CTGCCAGAACCCCCATGGGCGGCATGATGGGCGACCTGAGCTCCGTGCGTTCCCCGGACCTGGGCGCCACCTCTATCAAGGCAGCCATCGAAAGAAGCGGCCTGCAGCCCGCCGACATCCAGGAAGTCATCATGGGCTGCGTACTGCCCGCCGGCCTCGGCCAGGCACCGGCACGCCAGGCCTCCCGCGCCTCCGGCATCCCGGATTCCAGCGGCTGCACCACCATCAACAAAATGTGCGGCTCCGGCATGCAAGCCGTCATCATGGCCCACGACCAGATCAAAGCCGGCACCAACAGCATCATGATTGCCGGCGGCATGGAAAACATGAGCCAGGCACCATACCTGCTGCCCAAAGCCCGCGGCGGCTACCGCATGGGCCACGGCCAGGTCATGGACTCCATGTTCCTCGACGGCCTCGAAGATGCCTACGAAGGCGGCCTCATGGGCGTATTCGCCCAACGCACCGCCGACAAGTACGATATCAGCCGCGAAGCCATGGACAACTTCGCCATTGCCTCCCTCGAGCGCTCCCTGGCGGCCATCAAGAATGGCGGCTTCGCCGACGAAATCACCCCCGTGACCGTCTCCGGCCGTGGCGGCGACACCGTCGTCGATACCGACGAACAACCCGGCAAAGCCAAGCCGGAAAAGATTCCCCAGCTCAAACCGGCCTTCGCCAAAGACGGCTCCGTGACCGCCGCCAACTCCAGCTCCATCAGTGACGGCGCCTCCGCCATGGTACTGGCCAGCCGCGAGGAAGCCGAAAAACGCGGCCTCACACCCCAGGCCCGCATTGTGGCCCACGCCACCCACGCCCGCCTGCCGGCCGAGTTCACCCTCGCGCCCATCGGTGCCATCGAAAAGGTACTGAAAAAAGCTGGCTGGAGCCGCGACGACGTCGACCTGTTCGAGATTAACGAAGCCTTTGCCGTAGTCACCCTGGCGGCCATCAACGAGCTTGGACTCGACCCCGACAAGGTCAACGTCCATGGCGGCGCCTGTGCCCTTGGTCACCCCATCGGCTCTTCAGGGTCGCGGATCATGGTCACCCTGATCAACGCCCTGAAACAGCGTGGCCTCAAGCGCGGTGTGGCATCCCTGTGCATCGGTGGCGGGGAAGGTACTGCGGTAGCGATCGAACTGCTGTAATCGCAGAGTGAACTACTGGTCCTGCTTGCGGTAGGCCAGTGGGCTGAGCCCGGTCCAGTGCTTGAAGGCACGTGAAAAGGCACCGGGCTCGGTAAACCCAAGCTGGGATGAAATCTCCGATATCGTCAGGTTCTGCCGGGTGAGCATGATTACCGCCTGGTCCCGCCGCAGGTTGTCCTTGATCTTCTGGTAGGAACTGCCTTCCGCCTTCAGTTTCCGCGACAGGGTATAGGCTGTCATGTGCAGCTGTTCGGCCATCTGCTCCTGAGTGGGTAGCCGTTCGTCTTCCACACTCTCCAGAATCTGCCGCACCCGGGTGGTGAGGCTGTCGTCCTCGTCGGTCCAGATCAGCAGGTTGCGTGGCGACTGCGCCATGAACTCGTCCAGCTCTGCCGGCGTTCGTGTGACCGGCATGTCCAGGTAGTTGTGGCTGAAGAACAGGCTGTTGCGGCCGCGATTGAAGAAACACTGGCAGGGAAACACAAAGCGGTATTCATCGAAGTGGTTCGGCAGCCCGTGCTGAAAGGTGGCGTGGCTGAGCACGATCTTGCGGCCAATCAGCCAGCCCACCAGGCGGTGCCAAACCAGTAACAGCCACTCCACCAGGAAGTTGTCCGGGTCCAGCTCCGGGTGGCGGTGGGTGATGCTCAGCTCCACTTCCTCGCCGCTGGTGTCCAGCTCGATCACGATATCGTCGGAAAACAGCCGGTAACAGCGGATACTCTGGCGGATCACCTCCTCCAGATTATCGCTGTGAACAGCCAGCGACCCCATCAGGTGAAAATGCCCGACACGGCAGGGCTGGGTGGTGCGGCCCATGAATTCGTCATCCAGCTTGCCCCAGACCAGCCGGAACAGACGTATAAACTGCTCAGTGGGCACCCGCGCCCGAGGTGAGCTAATGAATTCCGGGTCGATGCCGTTATTACACAGTAGTTCATCGGAATAGCCGCCCGCCTTCTCAAGACCGTACAACACGGCCCTGGCGTAGTGGGAGGAGAAGGTCAGGTGCTTCATCGGGCGTTCATCTCGGGTGAGGCTACCGGCTGCAAAATCTTACAATTTCGGACGTTCCGACATGCTATTGTCGGCGTCATATACTTTTCGCAAAGTTCGATACAGGTTACAAGGTTATGGCCGAGGGCACCAAGCACCCCCAGAAACTGTTGCTGTTCTATCTGACCAGTCACCGGCCTTTTGGCCTGGGCACCCTGAAGATCCGCGAGATCATGCCGTTTGTTCCGTTGACCAAGCTGCCCCACAGCCATTCGGCGGTGGTGGGCACGATGAGTTTTCGTGGCTCAGCGGTGCCGGTGATCGATATGGCGG
Above is a genomic segment from Marinobacter panjinensis containing:
- a CDS encoding thiolase family protein is translated as MSSNDVVIAGSARTPMGGMMGDLSSVRSPDLGATSIKAAIERSGLQPADIQEVIMGCVLPAGLGQAPARQASRASGIPDSSGCTTINKMCGSGMQAVIMAHDQIKAGTNSIMIAGGMENMSQAPYLLPKARGGYRMGHGQVMDSMFLDGLEDAYEGGLMGVFAQRTADKYDISREAMDNFAIASLERSLAAIKNGGFADEITPVTVSGRGGDTVVDTDEQPGKAKPEKIPQLKPAFAKDGSVTAANSSSISDGASAMVLASREEAEKRGLTPQARIVAHATHARLPAEFTLAPIGAIEKVLKKAGWSRDDVDLFEINEAFAVVTLAAINELGLDPDKVNVHGGACALGHPIGSSGSRIMVTLINALKQRGLKRGVASLCIGGGEGTAVAIELL
- a CDS encoding AraC family transcriptional regulator; this encodes MKHLTFSSHYARAVLYGLEKAGGYSDELLCNNGIDPEFISSPRARVPTEQFIRLFRLVWGKLDDEFMGRTTQPCRVGHFHLMGSLAVHSDNLEEVIRQSIRCYRLFSDDIVIELDTSGEEVELSITHRHPELDPDNFLVEWLLLVWHRLVGWLIGRKIVLSHATFQHGLPNHFDEYRFVFPCQCFFNRGRNSLFFSHNYLDMPVTRTPAELDEFMAQSPRNLLIWTDEDDSLTTRVRQILESVEDERLPTQEQMAEQLHMTAYTLSRKLKAEGSSYQKIKDNLRRDQAVIMLTRQNLTISEISSQLGFTEPGAFSRAFKHWTGLSPLAYRKQDQ